A window of the Chionomys nivalis chromosome 25, mChiNiv1.1, whole genome shotgun sequence genome harbors these coding sequences:
- the Galnt4 gene encoding polypeptide N-acetylgalactosaminyltransferase 4, whose translation MRIRMAVRWTWAGKSCLLLAFLTLAYILVEFSVSTLYASPEAGHAKELGPRRRSDIETAGEEDLSQPLYIKPPADSHALGEWGRASKLQLNEGELKQQEELIERYAINIYVSDRISLHRHIEDKRMPECKAKTFHYRSLPTTSVIIAFYNEAWSTLLRTIHSVLETSPAVLLKEIILVDDLSDRVYLKSQLETYISNLDRVRLIRTNKREGLVRARLIGATFATGDVLTFLDCHCECNTGWLEPLLERISNDETAIVCPVIDTIDWNTFEFYMQTGEPMIGGFDWRLTFQWHSVPKHERDRRTSRIDPIRSPTMAGGLFAVSKKYFQYLGTYDTGMEVWGGENLELSFRVWQCGGKLEIHPCSHVGHVFPKRAPYARPNFLQNTARAAEVWMDEYKEHFYNRNPPARKEAYGDISERKLLRERLKCQSFDWYLKNVFSNLHVPEDRPGWHGAVRSMGISSECLDYNAPDSNPTGANLSLFGCHGQGGNQFFEYTSNKEIRFNSVTELCAEVPEQKTHVGMQNCPKDGLPTPVNIIWLFKEDGTIFHPHTGLCLTAFRTAEGRPSVQMKTCNALDKNQLWRFEK comes from the coding sequence ATGAGGATCCGGATGGCCGTGAGGTGGACCTGGGCAGGCAAGAGCTGCCTGCTGCTGGCGTTTTTAACACTGGCTTATATCCTGGTGGAGTTCTCCGTCTCCACTTTGTATGCCTCCCCAGAAGCCGGCCATGCCAAAGAGCTGGGGCCAAGGCGGCGCTCAGACATTGAGACGGCGGGGGAAGAGGATTTGTCTCAGCCTCTTTATATAAAGCCCCCTGCAGATTCCCATGCTCTTGGAGAATGGGGGAGAGCGAGCAAACTGCAGCTCAACGAGGGTGAACTGAAACAGCAAGAAGAACTCATTGAGAGATATGCCATTAATATTTACGTCAGTGACAGGATCTCCCTGCACCGCCACATAGAGGATAAAAGAATGCCTGAGTGTAAAGCCAAGACGTTCCACTACAGGTCACTCCCCACCACCTCCGTTATCATCGCCTTCTACAACGAAGCCTGGTCCACTCTGCTTCGAACCATTCACAGCGTTCTAGAAACGTCGCCTGCGGTACTCTTGAAGGAGATCATCTTGGTCGATGACTTGAGTGACAGAGTTTATTTGAAGTCGCAACTTGAAACTTATATCAGTAATCTCGATAGAGTGCGCCTGATTAGAACGAATAAGAGAGAGGGGCTGGTCCGGGCCCGCCTCATTGGGGCCACTTTTGCCACTGGGGATGTTCTCACGTTCCTGGATTGCCACTGTGAGTGTAACACTGGTTGGTTGGAGCCACTTTTAGAAAGAATTAGTAACGATGAAACAGCAATCGTATGTCCTGTTATTGATACTATCGATTGGAATActtttgaattttacatgcagACGGGGGAGCCCATGATCGGTGGGTTTGACTGGCGCCTAACATTTCAGTGGCATTCTGTCCCCAAACATGAACGGGACAGGCGAACATCAAGAATCGACCCCATCCGGTCACCCACCATGGCAGGAGGCTTGTTTGCCGTGAGCAAGAAGTATTTTCAGTACCTGGGAACCTACGACACGGGCATGGAAGTATGGGGAGGGGAAAaccttgagctgtctttcaggGTTTGGCAGTGCGGAGGCAAACTGGAGATCCACCCATGTTCACATGTGGGCCACGTGTTCCCCAAGCGGGCGCCATATGCTCGCCCCAATTTCCTACAGAATACGGCGAGGGCTGCCGAAGTCTGGATGGACGAATACAAAGAGCATTTCTATAACCGAAACCCACCAGCTCGGAAAGAGGCCTATGGCGATATTTCTGAGAGGAAGCTGCTGAGGGAGCGGCTAAAATGCCAGAGCTTCGACTGGTATttgaaaaatgtgttttctaaCTTACATGTCCCTGAGGATAGACCTGGCTGGCACGGAGCTGTTCGCAGCATGGGCATCTCTTCGGAGTGCTTAGACTATAACGCTCCCGACAGCAACCCAACAGGTGCTAACCTTTCCTTGTTTGGATGCCACGGTCAAGGAGGCAATCAATTCTTTGAATACACTTCCAACAAAGAAATCCGATTTAATTCTGTGACTGAATTATGTGCGGAGGTCCCCGAACAAAAGACTCACGTAGGGATGCAAAACTGCCCCAAGGATGGTCTCCCTACTCCCGTCAACATCATTTGGCTTTTTAAAGAAGACGGCACGATTTTTCACCCTCACACAGGACTGTGCCTTACTGCTTTCCGGACAGCTGAAGGCCGACCCAGTGTGCAGATGAAAACATGTAACGCCCTTGATAAAAATCAGCTCTGGCGTTTTGAGAAATAG